In Candidatus Bathyarchaeota archaeon, a genomic segment contains:
- a CDS encoding UbiA family prenyltransferase, with amino-acid sequence MFRPINCLMMGAAVVIGEIIALGGLPEFYEAFLGASTAIFLMAGTMAINDYYDLEIDRINRPEKPLPSGVIKPPHAIILGFIACGLGLVAAASLNASSLLIALLALSLMLYYNTRGKRTGLLGNVIVSICIGLPFIYGGSAVGKVTFTLLLFSLISFTANLGREVTKGIVDVEGDRVGGVKTVAVQYGPKFASKIASTFYLTAVILSFVPLFFGLVGRRYIPLVLVSDIGFIVSTFSLLRRYSREDAERIKNMVLIWMSLGLLAFLAGSL; translated from the coding sequence ATGTTCAGGCCTATCAACTGCCTAATGATGGGGGCAGCGGTTGTCATCGGAGAGATCATAGCACTTGGCGGCCTTCCTGAGTTTTATGAAGCCTTTCTAGGAGCTTCGACAGCAATATTTCTTATGGCAGGTACTATGGCTATAAACGATTATTATGACTTGGAGATAGATAGAATAAATCGTCCGGAAAAGCCTCTGCCTTCAGGAGTTATCAAGCCTCCTCACGCAATCATTTTGGGGTTCATTGCATGTGGCTTAGGTTTGGTTGCAGCAGCTTCACTTAATGCTAGCAGCCTCTTAATTGCGTTACTTGCACTATCCCTGATGTTATACTATAATACTCGAGGTAAGAGAACAGGCCTGCTGGGGAACGTTATCGTCAGTATATGTATAGGCCTTCCGTTCATATATGGCGGATCAGCTGTTGGAAAGGTCACATTCACTTTACTACTATTCTCATTGATCTCGTTTACGGCAAATCTGGGCAGGGAGGTCACAAAGGGAATAGTCGATGTAGAGGGAGATCGTGTGGGTGGGGTAAAGACTGTAGCTGTGCAGTATGGCCCAAAGTTTGCCTCGAAAATTGCATCCACGTTCTACTTAACAGCAGTTATTTTAAGCTTTGTGCCTCTATTTTTTGGATTGGTCGGAAGAAGATACATTCCCCTAGTGCTGGTATCAGACATAGGATTCATAGTCTCAACGTTTTCATTGCTCCGTAGATATTCTCGTGAAGACGCTGAAAGGATTAAAAATATGGTTCTCATATGGATGTCTCTGGGCCTCCTAGCTTTTCTCGCTGGAAGTTTGTAA
- a CDS encoding hydroxymethylglutaryl-CoA reductase, degradative, translated as MYKTSQISGFYNLTPDERLRILKDFASLTDEEVNILRSTGSLDINLANRMIENVVGVMPVTLGIATNFLINGRDYLIPMAIEEPSVVAAASNAAKMAREKGGFTTSSTQPVMIGQIQILKVPDPYRARMSLLSAKDEILQKANEQDPILVSKGGGAKDIRCKVLNTIVGSMVILELLVDCRDAMGANAVNTMAEAVAPIVERISGGKVCLRIISNLATERLARAKATFSKAALGGEEVVEGIINAYAFALADPYRCATHNKGIMNGITAVVLATGNDTRAVEAGAHSYAALHGGYRPLTTWEKNRDGDLVGTIEVPMAVGLIGGATATHPVAKIAIKILGVKSASELAQIIAAVGLAQNLAALRALATEGIQRGHMTLHARNIALMAGATGEMVDKIADIMVKEHRVRMDRAKELLEELKRGQ; from the coding sequence ATGTATAAGACTTCCCAGATTTCAGGCTTCTACAATCTGACGCCAGATGAACGTCTTAGGATTCTTAAGGATTTTGCATCCCTTACTGATGAAGAAGTAAATATTCTGAGATCGACAGGTTCATTAGATATAAACCTTGCAAACAGGATGATAGAGAACGTTGTAGGCGTAATGCCTGTGACCCTCGGAATAGCTACAAACTTTCTCATAAATGGGAGGGACTACCTGATCCCTATGGCGATAGAGGAGCCATCTGTTGTCGCTGCTGCGAGCAATGCTGCAAAGATGGCAAGGGAGAAGGGTGGATTCACCACCAGCAGTACCCAACCGGTAATGATTGGGCAGATACAAATTCTGAAGGTTCCAGATCCTTATAGAGCAAGAATGTCTCTGCTCTCCGCTAAGGATGAAATTCTCCAAAAGGCGAATGAGCAAGACCCCATACTGGTCTCTAAAGGAGGAGGAGCTAAAGATATTCGTTGCAAAGTACTTAATACAATAGTTGGCAGCATGGTTATACTTGAACTCTTGGTGGATTGCAGAGACGCTATGGGTGCAAATGCCGTGAACACCATGGCTGAGGCTGTTGCGCCGATAGTTGAAAGAATATCAGGAGGCAAAGTATGTTTGCGAATCATATCGAATCTGGCTACTGAGAGACTTGCACGTGCAAAAGCTACTTTCTCAAAAGCAGCGCTTGGTGGAGAAGAAGTTGTTGAAGGAATAATTAACGCATATGCATTTGCACTTGCAGACCCTTACAGATGTGCAACTCACAATAAAGGAATAATGAATGGAATCACGGCTGTAGTGTTGGCAACGGGTAATGATACACGGGCTGTTGAGGCGGGTGCACACAGTTATGCAGCTCTTCATGGTGGTTACAGACCACTTACAACATGGGAGAAGAACCGTGATGGAGATTTGGTTGGAACTATAGAAGTTCCCATGGCGGTCGGTCTTATCGGAGGTGCTACCGCAACCCATCCAGTAGCGAAGATAGCTATAAAGATCCTTGGGGTGAAGTCAGCCTCTGAGCTTGCTCAGATCATTGCTGCTGTTGGTCTTGCTCAAAACTTGGCAGCTCTAAGGGCACTTGCGACTGAAGGTATACAGAGGGGTCACATGACCCTGCATGCTAGAAACATCGCATTGATGGCTGGTGCCACTGGAGAGATGGTTGATAAGATCGCTGATATAATGGTAAAGGAACATAGGGTCAGGATGGATAGGGCAAAAGAACTTCTTGAGGAACTGAAGAGGGGCCAATAA
- a CDS encoding Lrp/AsnC ligand binding domain-containing protein, which produces MISACILIRTERGRFDEVVERMKQFKETRSVMAVLGRYDVVVDVEVPSYETLGSVVMKMGRIGGVVFTETLPEIRMEDQLC; this is translated from the coding sequence ATGATCTCTGCGTGTATTCTTATAAGAACTGAAAGGGGCAGATTCGACGAGGTCGTTGAGAGAATGAAACAATTCAAAGAGACCAGAAGTGTCATGGCGGTATTAGGTAGATACGACGTAGTTGTCGATGTGGAGGTTCCCAGTTATGAAACTTTAGGGAGTGTTGTGATGAAAATGGGTAGAATTGGAGGAGTAGTCTTCACTGAGACTTTACCAGAGATCAGGATGGAGGATCAGTTATGTTGA
- a CDS encoding DUF2070 family protein — protein sequence MVGRSRLFSVKMLPYYRLVRAVAFPSTLRIIILLFTFTVVGPALAFAFLSMNINTALYGGLFGLTIFFLPSILADLFSAYILLRYDSLFYLRRCLALSLFSCILWILILSIGGLLKNYLTNIIFPEQPFYFALFTVVPIRALAILSMSSKGIFNKILYIFLQPVVSTLLSTLFLTPRTPLFIILIPVTVTSLLPTILLLKLIESRGKCSIGVSPLQIFRAFLVDWLNGDNEMFERYLEGMGIDDKVNLTTLQFRSKGSGQLKGLLIVGNFHPGPFLNVGSSALPYMIKNSLEKDGGLVVAVPHGVSGHEHNLVSKSQNEKVLSTIKNLLRVTNYYDKASAFRRFTVGSAKVGAQIFGDSIMLTLTQSPNDMEDIPSSLGEEVHRLARMKFKHAAIVDSHNCINNVKDYTDKEIEDLRMASIQAIETLSHIDTSPFEMGVAKNGFWGYGPEHGCGPGGISAFVFKVSNKLSAYVILDGNNMISGLREKILSSLKNIGIDDGEIMTTDTHVVNGLVPARLGYHPIGEALDQDIFLRIVSNTVKEAKENLERVEVSSATETVEVKSLGSKSLEQLTDFMYSVSKLVARYIVAILFTSNLIGAFLLS from the coding sequence TTGGTTGGCCGAAGTCGCCTTTTTTCAGTCAAGATGCTCCCGTATTATAGGCTCGTCAGGGCTGTTGCATTTCCCTCGACGCTAAGAATAATTATTCTGCTTTTCACCTTTACCGTTGTAGGACCAGCATTAGCTTTCGCTTTCTTAAGTATGAACATTAACACAGCACTTTATGGAGGGTTATTCGGTCTAACGATCTTTTTCCTTCCATCAATCTTAGCAGACTTGTTCTCTGCATACATATTGCTAAGATACGATTCACTTTTTTATCTCCGAAGATGCCTTGCCTTATCCCTCTTCTCTTGCATTCTCTGGATTCTTATTTTGAGTATAGGAGGACTCCTAAAGAACTATCTAACAAATATAATCTTTCCTGAACAACCTTTCTATTTTGCTCTGTTCACAGTCGTTCCAATTAGGGCCCTCGCCATCCTATCTATGTCCTCAAAAGGGATCTTTAACAAGATACTATATATATTCCTGCAACCCGTAGTGTCGACATTGCTGTCGACCTTATTTCTAACCCCTAGAACACCCCTCTTTATAATATTGATTCCTGTAACAGTCACATCTCTTTTACCTACTATTCTGTTACTTAAACTCATAGAATCTAGAGGAAAATGTTCGATAGGAGTCTCACCCCTTCAAATATTCAGAGCCTTCCTTGTAGACTGGCTCAACGGTGATAACGAAATGTTTGAGAGATATCTAGAAGGTATGGGAATAGATGACAAGGTGAATTTGACCACCCTTCAATTTAGGTCTAAGGGGTCGGGTCAACTGAAAGGTTTGCTTATAGTGGGTAACTTTCACCCCGGGCCTTTTTTAAATGTAGGGAGTAGCGCCCTTCCATATATGATAAAGAATTCTCTTGAGAAGGATGGAGGATTAGTAGTAGCTGTTCCACATGGCGTCTCAGGACATGAACATAACCTCGTATCAAAATCTCAGAATGAAAAGGTTTTATCAACCATCAAAAATCTTCTGAGAGTTACGAATTATTATGATAAGGCATCTGCCTTCCGAAGATTTACAGTAGGTTCGGCCAAGGTTGGTGCTCAAATATTTGGAGACTCCATTATGCTCACATTGACTCAGTCGCCCAATGATATGGAGGATATTCCGTCCAGCCTAGGTGAGGAGGTGCATCGACTCGCAAGAATGAAATTTAAGCATGCTGCAATCGTAGATTCTCATAATTGCATCAATAATGTAAAGGATTACACAGATAAAGAGATAGAAGATCTCAGGATGGCTTCAATTCAAGCGATTGAGACATTGTCCCATATAGACACCTCCCCCTTCGAGATGGGTGTCGCAAAAAATGGGTTTTGGGGATATGGACCTGAACATGGCTGTGGGCCAGGAGGAATAAGCGCATTCGTATTTAAAGTTTCAAACAAACTTTCGGCATATGTTATATTAGATGGTAACAATATGATATCAGGTTTAAGAGAGAAGATTCTTTCATCATTAAAAAACATTGGAATTGACGATGGAGAGATTATGACTACTGACACCCACGTTGTGAACGGTCTGGTTCCCGCTAGACTAGGCTATCATCCCATCGGAGAAGCTTTAGACCAAGATATATTTTTAAGAATCGTCAGTAATACTGTTAAAGAGGCTAAGGAAAATCTTGAGAGAGTCGAAGTTTCATCTGCTACTGAGACCGTGGAAGTTAAAAGTTTAGGATCTAAATCTCTTGAGCAACTTACCGATTTTATGTACAGCGTCTCCAAACTTGTAGCAAGATACATAGTGGCTATCCTCTTTACCTCTAATTTGATTGGCGCATTCTTACTTAGTTGA
- the mvk gene encoding mevalonate kinase → MASARAPAKVIITGEHFVVHGQPALAAAINLYSKSSVIPALTDTIKISALNLGVEATFQPTDEGVETPIPNAQKIIEPFRLLINEILNRAKIRNVGLHLKIMSQIPIGVGLGSSASTAVSSIVALARFLNLNLTTEEICEVAMIQERLIHKHPSGIDPTTIVYGGVILFRIGHPPIRLSPKRNICFIVGNTGSTRTTGDLVTEVSKHFGEDEFEMVSEEVGRITLQAAEAYEREDFKELGRLMDKNHELLVRIGVSTPMLNKLAEASRRAGALGAKLTGAGGGGCIIALSTPEYKDRIMKAIMDAGGQPYQVLIDEYGAKHSDLDR, encoded by the coding sequence GTGGCGTCTGCACGCGCCCCTGCAAAAGTAATAATCACAGGAGAGCACTTTGTCGTTCACGGTCAACCTGCCCTAGCAGCCGCAATTAACCTATACTCTAAAAGTTCCGTAATACCTGCATTGACAGACACAATTAAAATCTCAGCTCTAAACCTTGGCGTAGAAGCGACTTTTCAACCAACGGACGAGGGTGTCGAGACACCGATTCCTAATGCCCAAAAAATCATTGAACCATTTCGACTCCTCATAAATGAGATCTTGAACAGAGCAAAGATAAGAAATGTTGGACTCCATTTGAAGATCATGTCACAGATACCAATCGGTGTTGGTTTAGGTTCATCAGCATCCACAGCAGTATCGTCTATAGTTGCTTTGGCGAGATTCCTAAATCTGAACCTTACTACAGAAGAAATCTGTGAAGTAGCCATGATTCAAGAGAGGCTTATTCATAAACATCCCTCAGGTATCGACCCTACAACAATTGTGTATGGCGGTGTCATATTGTTTAGGATTGGCCACCCACCTATACGACTTTCACCCAAACGGAACATATGCTTCATAGTTGGTAACACAGGTTCGACTAGAACTACAGGAGACCTAGTAACCGAAGTTAGTAAACACTTTGGAGAAGATGAATTTGAAATGGTTAGCGAGGAAGTTGGAAGAATAACTCTTCAAGCAGCTGAAGCATATGAACGAGAAGACTTCAAAGAGCTTGGAAGATTGATGGATAAGAACCATGAATTGTTGGTAAGGATCGGTGTATCTACACCTATGCTCAATAAGTTAGCTGAAGCTTCAAGGAGAGCAGGCGCTCTTGGAGCAAAACTTACAGGAGCCGGAGGTGGCGGTTGCATCATAGCTTTATCAACTCCGGAATATAAGGATCGCATCATGAAAGCAATAATGGATGCCGGAGGGCAGCCATACCAAGTATTAATAGATGAATATGGCGCAAAACATTCGGATTTAGACCGGTGA
- a CDS encoding XTP/dITP diphosphatase — MNKVHEAKSILGKFGIVFKHLNLKYPEIQAESLRVIASESARYLYEKIRNPLFIEDSGLFIDALGGFPGPYSSYVYETIGNNGILKLMEGTSRRSARFESVVVYIDSPKNIHIFTGVVRGAISSRIRGQKWGFDPIFIPECKNQTYAEMGFDEKQIVSHRRIALEKFAFWMLKKL; from the coding sequence ATGAACAAGGTTCATGAAGCCAAGAGTATATTGGGAAAGTTCGGAATAGTCTTTAAACATTTGAATCTAAAATATCCTGAGATACAGGCTGAGTCTCTCAGGGTAATTGCTTCAGAGAGTGCTCGATATCTATACGAGAAGATACGTAATCCACTCTTTATTGAGGACTCAGGCCTCTTTATCGATGCTCTTGGCGGATTCCCAGGTCCATACTCTTCCTACGTTTATGAGACGATTGGAAATAATGGTATTCTTAAACTTATGGAAGGCACATCGCGGAGATCTGCTCGATTCGAGTCGGTAGTAGTTTACATCGACTCTCCTAAGAATATCCATATATTTACAGGAGTTGTAAGAGGAGCCATATCTTCAAGGATTAGAGGGCAGAAGTGGGGTTTTGACCCTATCTTTATACCTGAGTGTAAGAATCAAACCTACGCTGAGATGGGATTCGATGAAAAGCAGATAGTATCCCACAGACGTATTGCCTTAGAAAAATTTGCTTTCTGGATGTTGAAAAAGTTATAG
- the fni gene encoding type 2 isopentenyl-diphosphate Delta-isomerase, with translation MSRIDKRKKGHINITLKENVEHEIKPGFGDITLLHNALPEISRSDIDTSLNFFGHTLQAPIILEPMTGGLDEATKINKILGKCAEQFGLAIGVGSQRAAIENPKLAKTYRIVRDMAPNAFIFANLGCPQFAEGYGIEEAKAAVEMVDADALMLHANPLQESIQPEGEPNFRGLLSKIRELTSKLDIPVIIKETGCGISSEVASRIESAGAKGIDVAGAGGTSWAAVEYFRAKKMGAKLQQVLGITFRDWGIPTCVSIIEAVRSTRLTVISSGGVRNGIDVAKSISIGATAGGIALPLLKAAVRGEKFLNETIKTLIEELKTAMFLVGARNLDELKRVPLIISGFTAHWLNERGYNTYEYARRSS, from the coding sequence ATGTCCAGAATAGACAAAAGGAAAAAAGGGCACATAAACATAACATTGAAGGAAAATGTAGAGCATGAAATTAAGCCTGGGTTTGGCGATATTACACTACTCCATAATGCTCTCCCTGAGATTTCACGCTCCGATATAGACACTTCACTAAATTTTTTTGGGCACACCCTGCAGGCTCCAATAATATTAGAACCTATGACAGGAGGATTGGATGAAGCTACTAAGATAAATAAGATTCTTGGAAAGTGTGCGGAGCAGTTTGGTTTAGCTATTGGCGTTGGAAGTCAAAGGGCTGCTATTGAAAATCCAAAATTAGCCAAGACTTATCGTATAGTAAGAGATATGGCCCCAAACGCGTTCATTTTTGCAAATCTTGGATGTCCACAATTCGCCGAGGGATATGGAATAGAAGAGGCTAAAGCAGCAGTGGAGATGGTTGATGCAGACGCTCTTATGTTACACGCAAATCCACTCCAGGAATCGATTCAGCCAGAGGGGGAACCAAACTTTAGGGGACTGCTTTCAAAGATAAGAGAGTTGACTTCTAAATTAGACATTCCAGTGATAATCAAGGAGACCGGCTGCGGAATATCAAGTGAGGTAGCGTCAAGAATTGAGAGCGCTGGCGCCAAAGGGATCGATGTTGCTGGCGCAGGTGGCACAAGCTGGGCTGCTGTCGAGTATTTCAGAGCAAAGAAGATGGGTGCTAAGCTTCAACAGGTTCTAGGAATAACCTTCAGAGATTGGGGTATTCCAACGTGCGTCAGCATCATCGAGGCTGTAAGATCAACTAGGTTAACCGTCATATCCTCCGGAGGTGTAAGAAACGGCATTGATGTAGCAAAATCCATATCGATAGGCGCAACTGCAGGGGGTATCGCCCTGCCCCTACTCAAGGCAGCAGTTAGAGGAGAGAAATTTCTCAACGAAACAATCAAAACTTTAATTGAGGAATTAAAGACAGCAATGTTTCTCGTAGGCGCAAGAAACTTGGATGAACTTAAGAGGGTTCCATTAATAATCTCTGGTTTTACAGCCCATTGGCTAAATGAGCGGGGCTACAACACTTATGAGTACGCGAGGAGATCCTCATGA
- a CDS encoding geranylgeranylglyceryl/heptaprenylglyceryl phosphate synthase, translating to MVGRVEKHIEDAISRDGAIHLSLIDPENVTPERAGEIAYKLQKLGSSAIMVGGSTVVSPHELDEVIKGIKRRVAIPIILFPNGVAGISQYADAIFFSTLMNSMNPYYITGAQALGAPLVKRYGLEVLPMGYIIVGSTPGAAGFVGQAIPLPVDKPELASMYALAAQYLGMRFVYLEAGSGSMKPVPPEMISSVRKSIDVKLIVGGGIRTPEQASEAVKAGADAIVTGTVIEHSTIENAERLIMSIRKKY from the coding sequence ATGGTGGGTAGAGTAGAGAAACATATCGAGGATGCTATTTCCCGAGATGGGGCAATTCACCTATCTCTGATCGACCCTGAGAATGTGACACCTGAGAGAGCAGGTGAAATTGCCTATAAACTTCAGAAATTAGGCTCGTCGGCTATCATGGTCGGCGGAAGCACAGTAGTTTCCCCCCATGAATTAGATGAAGTTATCAAGGGCATCAAAAGGAGAGTGGCGATTCCGATAATTCTGTTTCCAAACGGGGTAGCTGGGATTAGTCAGTATGCCGACGCAATTTTCTTTTCCACTCTCATGAACTCTATGAACCCCTACTATATTACAGGAGCGCAAGCTTTAGGAGCACCTTTGGTTAAGCGTTATGGCTTAGAAGTCTTGCCTATGGGATATATAATAGTTGGTTCAACACCAGGTGCTGCAGGATTTGTAGGGCAAGCCATCCCATTACCTGTCGATAAGCCTGAGCTGGCATCCATGTATGCCCTTGCAGCCCAATACTTAGGGATGCGTTTTGTATATCTGGAGGCAGGCTCAGGTTCCATGAAGCCTGTCCCTCCAGAAATGATATCGAGCGTAAGGAAATCAATTGATGTGAAACTTATTGTAGGTGGAGGAATAAGGACGCCTGAACAGGCTTCGGAGGCTGTCAAAGCAGGCGCGGATGCTATCGTCACCGGTACGGTGATAGAACATTCTACTATAGAAAACGCTGAAAGGCTTATCATGAGTATCCGTAAAAAATATTGA
- a CDS encoding Lrp/AsnC ligand binding domain-containing protein codes for MLNACVLIKTIPTRIEETLTEVKKFKQVKKAYMVFGRWDIVAFMEVSEYKELKDITSEINRIKGVRSTETLAST; via the coding sequence ATGTTGAATGCGTGTGTATTGATAAAGACCATACCTACAAGAATAGAAGAGACCTTGACCGAAGTTAAAAAGTTCAAGCAGGTTAAGAAAGCTTATATGGTCTTCGGTCGGTGGGACATAGTTGCCTTCATGGAAGTTTCAGAGTATAAGGAGTTAAAGGACATTACAAGCGAAATAAACCGCATTAAAGGTGTCAGGAGTACCGAAACTTTAGCGAGTACCTAG
- a CDS encoding Kae1-associated serine/threonine protein kinase, whose product MEVLSLRLLSKGAEADLYIAEWYGRKVVIKRRISKAYRNPFLDLRLRASRTVREAENMHEAKKASVPTPIIYFVDKESTTLVMEYIDGLRVKEALGMLDSSEREKVCKQIGMKVGMLHSASLIHGDLTTSNMIICGDKVFFIDFGLSFHSHSNEDKGVDLHLLKRSLDSTHYTESHDCLKHILQGYREVSGERYTSKILKKMKEIEYRGRYFSGRT is encoded by the coding sequence ATGGAGGTCTTAAGTTTGAGACTCCTCAGTAAAGGAGCTGAGGCAGACCTTTACATCGCAGAATGGTATGGAAGAAAAGTTGTTATAAAAAGAAGAATATCGAAGGCTTATAGGAACCCATTTTTGGATCTTAGACTCAGAGCTTCACGTACTGTCCGTGAAGCAGAAAACATGCATGAAGCCAAGAAGGCATCGGTCCCAACTCCAATTATTTATTTTGTTGACAAAGAAAGCACAACTCTGGTAATGGAGTATATTGATGGGCTTAGAGTGAAGGAAGCTTTGGGCATGCTAGATAGTAGTGAGAGAGAAAAAGTATGTAAACAGATTGGAATGAAAGTTGGAATGCTCCACTCCGCCTCATTAATCCACGGAGATCTTACTACATCAAACATGATCATTTGTGGAGATAAAGTATTCTTCATAGATTTTGGCTTGAGTTTCCATTCACATAGTAATGAGGATAAAGGAGTTGACCTACACTTATTGAAGAGATCGCTGGATAGCACCCATTACACGGAGTCACATGACTGTCTCAAACATATACTTCAAGGATACCGGGAAGTCTCAGGCGAGAGATACACCTCGAAGATTTTGAAGAAGATGAAAGAAATTGAATATAGAGGAAGATATTTCAGCGGGAGAACCTGA
- the amrB gene encoding AmmeMemoRadiSam system protein B: MKVRKPAQAGFFYSGKTEELKREIEGCFKHRLGPKEIPKVVDKELSGIVGLICPHAGYAYSGPVAATAYSELARHGRPRTIVIVGPNHTGRGSGVSLMNEGGWVTPLGEVKIDSHLANSILENASIIDVDVEAHTYEHSIEVQLPFLQYLYGSNFRFVPICMMMQDLETSRELGEAISKVANEPTHLVLASSDMTHYEPHEVAVFKDMKVIQAIQRLDEQLIEDTVESEMVSACGVGPIISAVVYSKRRGATEAKLLSYRTSGEISGDYQSVVGYASMVIPL; encoded by the coding sequence TTGAAAGTTCGTAAGCCCGCTCAGGCGGGTTTTTTCTACTCCGGTAAAACCGAGGAGTTGAAGCGGGAGATAGAAGGTTGTTTCAAACATCGATTAGGACCAAAAGAAATTCCGAAAGTTGTCGATAAGGAACTGTCGGGGATAGTGGGACTCATATGTCCACACGCCGGCTACGCATATTCTGGTCCAGTAGCCGCAACCGCCTACTCAGAGCTTGCAAGACACGGAAGGCCCAGAACGATAGTTATCGTAGGGCCTAACCATACTGGAAGAGGGAGTGGAGTATCATTGATGAATGAAGGGGGCTGGGTCACCCCTCTAGGTGAAGTCAAGATTGACTCTCACCTTGCAAATTCGATCCTTGAGAATGCTTCGATAATTGATGTTGATGTTGAGGCTCATACTTACGAGCACTCCATCGAGGTTCAACTCCCTTTCCTCCAGTATCTGTATGGGAGCAACTTCAGGTTTGTTCCAATATGCATGATGATGCAGGATCTAGAGACGAGCAGGGAATTGGGTGAGGCCATCTCTAAGGTTGCCAATGAACCTACACATCTAGTATTAGCCTCATCAGATATGACCCATTACGAGCCTCATGAAGTTGCAGTTTTCAAAGACATGAAGGTTATCCAAGCAATCCAACGACTTGACGAGCAGCTCATAGAAGATACCGTCGAATCTGAAATGGTGTCGGCCTGCGGCGTCGGCCCCATCATATCAGCCGTCGTCTATTCAAAGAGGAGGGGAGCTACCGAGGCCAAGCTACTCTCCTATCGGACGAGTGGTGAGATCTCAGGCGACTATCAATCGGTAGTTGGCTATGCCTCTATGGTCATTCCTCTATAA
- a CDS encoding NAD(P)-dependent glycerol-1-phosphate dehydrogenase, giving the protein MQLPREVIVGSDIIGAFGDLCKKLGLKGKVLIITGPRMISFAKSKVGPVLHGASFDVCYLVVEDSTIFWVKRAEERICEESPSFVIGLGGGRDIDIAKLSSANKGVPFISFPTTASHDGIASPQASIKGLGKPYSIRCHAPIAIFADISVISSSPYRFIASGCGDILAKYTAVRDWRLAHKVKGEYYGDYAAELALMSSRLIMRNASAIRRLSGDAVKTVVEALISCGVAISIAGSSRPCSGSEHMFSHALSMVAPKPALHGEQCGVGAIISAYLQGANWKLLRAVLTKVGAPSTAAELGIKPRYIIEALTMVHKIRPDRYTIFGDKGLTATQAERVARESKVIP; this is encoded by the coding sequence ATGCAATTGCCACGAGAGGTAATTGTAGGTAGCGATATAATAGGCGCATTTGGAGATTTATGTAAGAAACTTGGATTAAAAGGTAAAGTCTTGATTATAACCGGTCCTAGGATGATATCATTCGCTAAAAGCAAGGTAGGCCCAGTGCTTCATGGGGCATCATTCGATGTATGTTATCTCGTAGTCGAAGACTCTACAATATTCTGGGTTAAAAGAGCTGAAGAGAGAATTTGTGAAGAGTCACCTTCATTTGTAATAGGTTTAGGTGGTGGAAGGGATATCGACATCGCAAAACTTTCCTCTGCTAATAAAGGTGTGCCATTCATCAGTTTTCCTACTACCGCCTCTCATGATGGAATAGCCAGTCCTCAAGCGTCTATTAAAGGACTCGGCAAACCCTACTCAATTAGATGTCACGCTCCGATTGCTATATTCGCCGACATATCTGTAATCTCAAGTTCACCTTACAGATTCATAGCCAGTGGATGCGGTGATATTTTAGCTAAATACACAGCTGTCAGAGATTGGAGATTGGCCCATAAGGTTAAGGGAGAGTATTATGGAGACTATGCTGCTGAACTTGCGCTGATGAGTTCAAGACTAATTATGAGAAATGCTTCTGCAATAAGGAGGTTGAGTGGGGATGCTGTAAAGACCGTCGTTGAAGCTCTAATAAGTTGCGGTGTAGCCATAAGTATCGCTGGAAGTAGCAGGCCATGTAGTGGCTCCGAGCACATGTTCAGCCATGCCTTGAGCATGGTCGCTCCAAAACCAGCTCTTCACGGTGAGCAGTGCGGTGTAGGGGCGATAATAAGTGCATATCTGCAAGGTGCCAACTGGAAACTTTTAAGGGCTGTCCTGACGAAGGTCGGCGCTCCATCCACAGCGGCTGAACTTGGCATCAAGCCAAGATACATAATTGAAGCCTTGACTATGGTTCATAAGATCAGACCTGATAGATATACAATATTTGGGGATAAGGGCTTGACAGCAACTCAGGCAGAAAGAGTTGCGAGGGAATCTAAGGTGATACCATAA